From a region of the Kwoniella mangroviensis CBS 8507 chromosome 1 map unlocalized Ctg01, whole genome shotgun sequence genome:
- a CDS encoding cofilin encodes MSSGVQPTQECLEKFQELKTGKKLSYVVYGLSEDKKSIVVLKTSEDKDFDTFVGELPEKECRWAVYDFEFTLPGGEGVRNKLVFVVWSPDDANVKNKMMFASSKDALRRRLEGIHIEIQATDFSEITKDAILEKALRR; translated from the exons ACCCAAGAATGTCTTGAGAAATTCCAAGAACTCAAAACAGGCAAGAAACTCTCCTACGTCGTCTACGGCTTAtcggaagataagaagtCCATCGTCGTATTGAAAACTTCGGAAGATAAGGACTTCGATACGTTCGTAGGTGAATTACCGGAGAAGGAATGTAGATGGGCTGTATACGATTTCGAATTTACCCTTCCTGGAGGTGAGGGAGTGAGAAATAAGTTGGTGTTTGTtgtttg GTCCCCAGATGACGCCAACGTCAAGAACAAAATGATGTTCGCTTCTTCCAAAGACGCTCTCAGACGACGActcgaag GTATCCACATCGAAATCCAAGCTACCGACTTCTCagaaatcaccaaagatGCTA TCTTAGAAAAGGCTCTACGAAGATAG